The Tautonia plasticadhaerens nucleotide sequence TCGCCCGGGTCCGGGACTACGCCCTCACCGGCGAGGGCTCGGGGATGGTCGTCCGCTCCGGACGGGTCGTGACGGCCTGGGGAGACCAGGACCGACGCTACGACCTGAAGTCGACCACCAAATCCTTCGGGGCCGCGGCGCTCGGCCTGGCGATCACCGAGGGCGTCCGGTCGCTCGACGACCTCGCCGTCGACCTCGTCCCGGAGTTCGGCGTCTCCCCGCAGGCCAACCGAGGATCGGGCTGGCTCGGCGAGATCACCCTGCGCCACCTCGCCTCGCAGACCGCCGGTTTCGCCAAGCCCGGCGGCTTCGAGCCGCTCCTGTTCCGCCCCGGCACCGCCTGGCACTACAGCGACGGCGGCCCGAACTGGCTGGCCGACGCCCTGACCCTGTCCTACCGCCGAGACCTCGGCGAGCTGATGTTCGAGCGGCTGTTCTCGCCGATCGGCATCGGCCCCGATGACCTGACCTGGCGGGCCAATTCCTATCGGCCGAAACAGCTCGAAGGCATCCCCCGCCGGGAGTTCGGCTCGGGAATCAGCGCCGACATCGACGCGATGGCCCGGTTCGGTTACCTCCACCTCCGACAGGGCCGCTGGAAGGATCGGCAGATCCTCCCCAGCGAATTCGTGGATGCGGTCCGGACCCCGGTCGAGGGCGTGGTCGGCCTGCCCGAGTTCGGCGACGGCGAACACGGCAACGCCTCCGACCACTACGGCCTGCTCTGGTGGAACAACGCCGACGGGATGATCCCGGAAGTGCCCCGCGATGCCTATTGGTCGTGGGGCCTGTACGACAGCCTGATCGTGGTCATCCCGAGCCTGGATGTCGTGGCCGCCCGGGCGGGGAAGTCCTGGGAGCGCGAGGACGGCGCCGCGCATTACGACGTGCTCCGGCCGTTCCTCCGGCCGCTGGCCGCCTCCGTGCAGACGGCCCCTCCCCGAGCGGATGCCCCGTATCCGCCGAGTGAACGGATCGTCGGGGTCGACTGGGCCCCGGCCCGGGAGATCGTCCGCCTCGCCCCCGGTTCCGACAACTGGCCGACCACCTGGGCCGACGATGACGCGCTTTACACCGCCTACGGAGACGGGCGGGGCTTCCGCCCGTTCGTCCCCGAGAAGCTCAGCCTCGGCCTCGCCCGGGTCGAGGGGCCTCCCGACGCCCCGGTCGGCGACAACCTCCGCTCCCCCTCGCTCGAACGCACCGGGGACGGCCCCCGGGGGGCGAAGGCGAGCGGGATCCTGATGGTCGACGGCGTCCTCTACCTGCTGGCCCGGAACCTCGACGACGCGCAGGTCGCCCGGTCGACCGACCGTGGCGCCTCGTGGACCTGGGCCGACTGGCGGTTCACCGACGGCTTCGGCTGCCCCACCTTCCTCAACTTCGGCCGGGATTACGCCGGGGCCCGGGACGAGTTCATCTACGTCTACTCCCCGGACGCCGAGACTGCCTACGAGCCGGCCGACCGCCTCGTGCTCGCCCGGGTCCCCCGAGATGCCGTCTTCGAGCGGGATGCCTACGAATTCTTCTCCTGGCTCGACGGCGAGGGCAGCCCGACCTGGAGTCGAGCCCCGGCCGACCGAGCCGCCGCCTTCGAGAACCCGGGGAGGGTCTACCGCTCCACCGTCTCCTTCAATCCAGCCATCGGCCGATACCTGCTCTGCCAGACCCTCCCCGACGAGGACACCGACGCGATCCGATTCTCCGGGGGCTTCGGCATCTACGAGGCCCCCGAGCCCTGGGGCCCCTGGCGCACGGTCTTCTACACCGAGCGGTGGGACGTCGGCCCCGGAGAGACCCAGGTCCTGCCGACGAAGTGGATGGGAGACGACGGCCAAACCGCCCACCTCGTCTTCTCGGGGGACGACGCCTTCTCCGTCCGCCGGGCCCGGTTCATCCTCCGAGACTGAGACGGTCCCCGAGCCCAGGCACCCGACCGAACCCATGCCCGTCATCCCCCTCGACGACCTGGACGACCCCCGCCTGGCGATCTATCGCAACCTGAAGGCGACCAACGAGACGAGGGGGCTGCCCCTCTTCGTGGTCGAGGGGGAGAAGCTCGTCCTCAGCCTCCGGGACAGCCGCTACCCGATCGAGTCGGTCCTGCTCTCCGACCACCACGCCGATCGGATCGCCCCGAGCCTCCCCGGCGACGTGACCGCATTCGTGGTCGAACACGCCCGGATCAGCACCCTCGTCGGTTACAACTTCCACCAGGGGGCGCTGGCGGCCGGGAGACGGCTCCCGCCGATCGACCCGGGATCACTGGTCGAGACCCGGCCCGGGATGGTGACGCTGGTCGCCTGCCCGGTCGTCCAGAACCCGGAGAACCTGGGGACGATCGTCCGCACGGCCGACGTCTTCGGGGTCGACGCCGTGCTCGTCGGCCCGACCTGCCCCGACCCGCTCTCCCGTCGAGTGCTCCGGGTGTCGATGGGCACGGTGCTCGGCCTGCCCGTGATCCCCTGCGACGACCTGGCGGCCCGGCTCGACCGCCTGCGATCCGACCTCGGCCTCCGGCTGGTGGCGACCGTCACCGACCCGCACGCCACGCCGATCGACCGCTTCGAGCGGCCGGAGCGCCTGGCGATCGTCATGGGGTCTGAGGCCCACGGGCTCGCCCCCTCCTGGGTCGATCGCTGCGACCACCGGGTGACGATCCCGATGCGGCCGGGGGCCGAGTCGCTCAACGTCGCCGTCGCGGCCGGGATCTTCCTCCACCGCCTGGCC carries:
- a CDS encoding TrmH family RNA methyltransferase, which translates into the protein MPVIPLDDLDDPRLAIYRNLKATNETRGLPLFVVEGEKLVLSLRDSRYPIESVLLSDHHADRIAPSLPGDVTAFVVEHARISTLVGYNFHQGALAAGRRLPPIDPGSLVETRPGMVTLVACPVVQNPENLGTIVRTADVFGVDAVLVGPTCPDPLSRRVLRVSMGTVLGLPVIPCDDLAARLDRLRSDLGLRLVATVTDPHATPIDRFERPERLAIVMGSEAHGLAPSWVDRCDHRVTIPMRPGAESLNVAVAAGIFLHRLAVPRR
- a CDS encoding serine hydrolase; amino-acid sequence: MMTPSQRLLAVTVSFAIGLPCPARGEAPYPGADWPRADPAELGMDEALLARVRDYALTGEGSGMVVRSGRVVTAWGDQDRRYDLKSTTKSFGAAALGLAITEGVRSLDDLAVDLVPEFGVSPQANRGSGWLGEITLRHLASQTAGFAKPGGFEPLLFRPGTAWHYSDGGPNWLADALTLSYRRDLGELMFERLFSPIGIGPDDLTWRANSYRPKQLEGIPRREFGSGISADIDAMARFGYLHLRQGRWKDRQILPSEFVDAVRTPVEGVVGLPEFGDGEHGNASDHYGLLWWNNADGMIPEVPRDAYWSWGLYDSLIVVIPSLDVVAARAGKSWEREDGAAHYDVLRPFLRPLAASVQTAPPRADAPYPPSERIVGVDWAPAREIVRLAPGSDNWPTTWADDDALYTAYGDGRGFRPFVPEKLSLGLARVEGPPDAPVGDNLRSPSLERTGDGPRGAKASGILMVDGVLYLLARNLDDAQVARSTDRGASWTWADWRFTDGFGCPTFLNFGRDYAGARDEFIYVYSPDAETAYEPADRLVLARVPRDAVFERDAYEFFSWLDGEGSPTWSRAPADRAAAFENPGRVYRSTVSFNPAIGRYLLCQTLPDEDTDAIRFSGGFGIYEAPEPWGPWRTVFYTERWDVGPGETQVLPTKWMGDDGQTAHLVFSGDDAFSVRRARFILRD